From a single Mus caroli chromosome X, CAROLI_EIJ_v1.1, whole genome shotgun sequence genomic region:
- the Armcx1 gene encoding armadillo repeat-containing X-linked protein 1, with protein MGRTREAGCVAAGMVIGAGACYCVYRLTWGKDENEKLWDDEDEEEEEKSCSGKTEKELKTNVGVGAGGKPQGDSKSKVEVNVGPENGPGVKKEVHPESQSGGGLEAKAKALFKTLKEQARAKAGRGIRLPNISRNRTLTSSLPCPGGRGGGCHPGRTGSRARNRTSGKAKRKNRSKSNKAPATAWPVRKGKFSFPYKIDDILSSPDLQKVLNILERTNDPFTQEVALVTLGNNAAYSFNQNAIRELGGVPIIAKLIKTRDPIIREKTYNALNNLSVNSENQGKIKTYISQVCDDTMVCRLDSAVQMAGLRLLTNMTVTNHYQHLLSYSFPDFFALLFLGNHFTKIQTMKLIINFTENPAMTRELVSCKVPSELISLFNKEWDREILLNILTLFENINDNIKSEGLASSRKEFSRSSLFFLFKESGVCVKKIKALANHKDLVVKVKVLKVLTKL; from the coding sequence ATGGGTCGCACCCGGGAAGCTGGATGTGTGGCTGCAGGCATGGTCATTGGGGCTGGTGCCTGCTACTGTGTATACAGACTGACCTGGGGAAAAGATGAGAATGAGAAGTTGTGGGATGATGaagacgaggaagaggaggaaaagtcTTGTAGTGGCAAAactgagaaagaacttaagaCTAATGTTGGGGTAGGGGCGGGAGGCAAACCTCAAGGTGACTCAAAGTCCAAGGTTGAGGTGAATGTGGGACCTGAGAATGGTCCAGGTGTAAAGAAAGAAGTGCACCCAGAATCCCAGAGTGGGGGTGGCCTAGAGGCTAAGGCCAAGGCCCTTTTCAAGACTCTAAAGGAACAGGCACgtgcaaaggcaggcagaggcatAAGGCTTCCTAACATCTCTAGGAATAGGACCCTGACATCAAGTTTGCCCTGCccaggaggcaggggtggaggcTGCCACCCAGGAAGGACTGGTTCTAGGGCTAGGAACAGGACAAGTGGGAAAGCCAAGAGAAAGAACCGAAGCAAGAGCAACAAGGCTCCAGCCACAGCATGGCCTGTACGCAAGGGCAAGTTCAGCTTTCCCTATAAAATTGATGATATTCTGAGCTCCCCTGATCTTCAAAAGGTCCTGAACATCCTAGAGAGAACAAATGACCCTTTTACTCAGGAAGTAGCATTGGTCACACTGGGTAACAATGCAGCATATTCATTTAATCAAAATGCCATCCGTGAATTGGGTGGAGTCCCTATTATTGCAAAACTGATAAAAACAAGAGACCCCATTATTAGGGAAAAGACTTACAATGCTCTTAATAACTTGAGCGTTAATTCTGAGAATCAGGGCAAGATTAAGACTTATATCAGTCAAGTGTGTGACGATACCATGGTTTGTCGCTTGGACTCCGCTGTCCAGATGGCTGGATTGAGACTCCTTACCAACATGACTGTAACTAATCACTACCAACATTTGCTTTCCTATTCTTTCCCAGATTTCTTTGCTTTGTTATTCCTGGGAAACCACTTCACCAAGATCCAGACTATGAAACTGATTATAAATTTTACTGAAAACCCAGCCATGACAAGGGAGCTGGTCAGTTGTAAAGTACCTTCGGAATTGATTTCTCTGTTTAATAAAGAATGGGATAGAGAGATTCTTCTTAACATTCTTACcctctttgaaaatataaacgaTAACATAAAAAGTGAAGGGCTTGCATCCTCCAGGAAGGAATTCAGCAGAAGCTCactgtttttcttatttaaagagTCTGGAGTATGTGTGAAGAAAATCAAAGCATTAGCAAACCATAAGGATCTGGTGGTCAAAGTGAAAGTTCTAAAAGTcttaacaaaattataa
- the LOC110286170 gene encoding protein ARMCX6-like translates to MFTENTNAGFSLSPNVSKHLASLSVVGNRSPTTHPTVREKALFVPENPNSSLENQGQIKMSIDEVCRETLLCCCKSFLQQAGLSLLISMTVVNNMLAKSVSDLKFPLLSEGSGCAEVRGLEELMSLSEKPVLVGEALAAQMLSSFLCLFTRSGSREMLVEAISP, encoded by the coding sequence atgttcacagagaacacaaatgctggcTTTTCCCTTAGCCCCAATGTCAGTAAGCATTTGGCCAGCCTCTCAGTGGTTGGAAACAGGAGTCCCACCACCCATCCCACTGTGAGGGAGAAGGCTCTGTTTGTCCCTGAAAACCCAAACAGCAGCCTTGAAAATCAGGGCCAGATTAAGATGTCCATTGATGAAGTGTGTCGAGAGACACTGTTGTGTTGCTGCAAGTCTTTTCTGCAGCAGGCAGGATTAAGTCTGCTAATAAGCATGACAGTCGTTAATAACATGCTTGCCAAGTCTGTTTCAGACCTGAAGTTTCCTTTGCTATCCGAGGGGAGTGGATGTGCAGAGGTGCGGGGCTTGGAAGAGCTGATGAGTTTGTCTGAAAAGCCAGTGCTGGTGGGGGAAGCACTGGCTGCCCAAATGCTCTCCTCATTCCTGTGCCTCTTTACCAGAAGTGGGAGCAGAGAGATGCTTGTGGAAGCCATCTCCCCTTAA
- the LOC110287446 gene encoding protein ARMCX6, whose translation MGRAREMGWMAAGLMIGAGACYCMYKLTMGRSEGNELEDEEEDEWDDEQDLDEEEADNWFDFTAMARPWSEDGDWDEPGAPGGTEDRRSGGGKANRAHPIKQRPFPYEHKNIWGEQSFKSFTCILDLKKCVSTQRKKMFTENTNAGFSLSPNVSKHLASLSVVGNRSPTTHPTVREKALFVPENPNSSLENQGQIKMSIDEVCRETLLCCCKSFLQQAGLSLLISMTVVNNMLAKSVSDLKFPLLSEGSGCAEVRGLEELMSLSEKPVLVGEALAAQMLSSFLCLFTRSGSREMLVEAISP comes from the coding sequence ATGGGTCGGGCCCGGGAAATGGGTTGGATGGCAGCCGGACTCATGATTGGAGCTGGTGCCTGTTACTGCATGTACAAACTGACCATGGGAAGAAGTGAGGGGAACGAGCtggaggacgaggaggaagatGAATGGGATGATGAACAGGATCTGGATGAAGAGGAGGCAGACAATTGGTTTGATTTCACAGCAATGGCTCGACCCTGGAGTGAGGATGGGGACTGGGATGAACCTGGGGCCCCAGGTGGGACTGAGGACAGACGGTCAGGTGGTGGAAAGGCAAACAGAGCACACCCAATCAAGCAGCGGCCATTCCCTTATGAACATAAAAACATATGGGGTGAACAGAGCTTTAAATCCTTCACTTGTATTCTTGACCTGAAGAAGTGTGTTTccactcaaagaaagaaaatgttcacgGAGAACACAAATGCTGGCTTTTCCCTTAGCCCCAATGTCAGTAAGCATTTGGCCAGCCTCTCAGTGGTTGGAAACAGGAGTCCCACCACCCATCCCACTGTGAGGGAGAAGGCTCTGTTTGTCCCTGAAAACCCAAACAGCAGCCTTGAAAATCAGGGCCAGATTAAGATGTCCATTGATGAAGTGTGTCGAGAGACACTGTTGTGTTGCTGCAAGTCTTTTCTGCAGCAGGCAGGATTAAGTCTGCTAATAAGCATGACAGTCGTTAATAACATGCTTGCCAAGTCTGTTTCAGACCTGAAGTTTCCTTTGCTATCCGAGGGGAGTGGATGTGCAGAGGTGCGGGGCTTGGAAGAGCTGATGAGTTTGTCTGAAAAGCCAGTGCTGGTGGGGGAAGCACTGGCTGCCCAAATGCTCTCCTCATTCCTGTGCCTCTTTACCAGAAGTGGGAGCAGAGAGATGCTTGTGGAAGCCATCTCCCCTTAA
- the Armcx3 gene encoding armadillo repeat-containing X-linked protein 3, with protein sequence MGYARKVGWVTAGLVIGAGACYCIYRLTRGRKQNKEKMAEGGSGDVDDAGDCPGARYNDWSDDDDDSNESKSIVWYPPWARIGTEAGTRARARARARATRARRAVQKRASPNSDDTVLSPQELQKVLCLVEMSEKPYILEAALIALGNNAAYAFNRDIIRDLGGLPIVAKILNTRDPIVKEKALIVLNNLSVNAENQRRLKVYMNQVCDDTVTSRLNSSVQLAGLRLLTNMTVTNEYQHILANSISDFFRLFSAGNEETKLQVLKLLLNLAENPAMTRELLRAQVPSSLGSLFNKKEYKEVILKLLIIFENINDNFKWEENEPAQNHFSEGSLFFFLKEFQVCADKVLGIESRHDFQVRVKVGKFVAKLTERMFPKSQE encoded by the coding sequence ATGGGCTACGCCAGGAAAGTAGGCTGGGTGACTGCAGGTCTGGTGATTGGGGCTGGAGCCTGCTATTGCATTTACAGATTGACCCgaggaagaaagcagaacaaGGAGAAAATGGCTGAGGGTGGCTCTGGTGATGTGGATGATGCTGGGGACTGTCCTGGGGCCAGGTATAATGACTggtctgatgatgatgatgatagtaacGAGAGCAAGAGTATAGTTTGGTACCCACCTTGGGCCCGGATTGGCACTGAAGCAGGGACCAGAGCTAGAGCCAGGGCAAGAGCCAGGGCTACCAGGGCTCGAAGAGCTGTACAGAAAAGGGCTTCTCCTAATTCAGACGATACTGTTTTGTCACCTCAAGAGTTACAGAAAGTACTTTGTTTGGTCGAGATGTCTGAAAAGCCTTATATTCTTGAAGCAGCTTTAATTGCTCTGGGTAATAATGCTGCTTATGCATTTAATAGAGATATTATTCGAGATTTGGGTGGTCTCCCAATTGTTGCAAAGATTCTCAACACACGAGATCCCATTGTTAAGGAAAAGGCTTTAATTGTCCTAAATAACTTGAGCGTAAATGCGGAAAATCAGCGCAGGCTTAAGGTATACATGAATCAAGTGTGTGATGACACAGTCACTTCCCGATTGAATTCCTCTGTGCAGCTGGCTGGACTCAGATTGCTTACCAATATGACTGTTACTAATGAGTATCAGCATATCCTTGCTAATTCCATTTCAGACTTCTTTCGTTTATTTTCAGCAGGGAATGAAGAAACCAAACTTCAGGTTCTGAAACTCCTTTTGAATCTGGCTGAAAATCCAGCCATGACTAGAGAACTGCTCAGGGCTCAGGTGCCATCTTCACTGGGCTCCCTCTTTAATAAGAAGGAGTACAAAGAGGTTATTCTTAAACTTCTGATCATTTTTGAGAATATCAATGACAATTTCAAATGGGAAGAGAACGAGCCTGCTCAGAATCACTTTAGTGAGGgctccctttttttcttcttaaaagaatTTCAAGTGTGTGCTGATAAAGTTCTAGGAATCGAGAGCCGTCATGATTTCCAGGTGCGAGTCAAGGTTGGAAAGTTTGTGGCCAAACTGACTGAACGGATGTTCCCAAAGAGTCAGGAATAA